The Catenuloplanes niger genome includes a window with the following:
- a CDS encoding glutamyl-tRNA reductase, with protein MKLLVVGASYRTSPLSVLERLATPPADLPGILERLVAQPYVGEAVMLSTCNRVEVYAAVSGFHGGLGDICTVLAGHAGFDVPAELASHLYVHFDGDAVEHTFKVAAGLDSMVVGEPQILGQLRDAYHSATEADSAGRLLHELMQQGLRVGKRAHAETGIDRAGQSVVTAALEVAAEHLPGGLDGRPTLVIGAGAMGALSVATLSRAGVGPLHVTNRNTERAERLAEAYGAHPVGYADVATALRDADLVVSATASQTPVLTRELLEAAVAGRTGRDPLVVLDLALPRDVAPDAVDVPGVVVLDIDRLAEARREHPASADTLAVENIVAGEVENFLAWLRGKDVAPTVAALRGRADDVVTAELRRLNQRHPEFSDDQRADVAKTLHRVVQQLLHQPTVRVRQLAQSPGGDQYAALLRELFDLEIPQATHADAVPEIGGRA; from the coding sequence GTGAAACTCCTCGTCGTCGGCGCGTCGTACCGCACCAGCCCGCTCTCGGTGCTGGAGCGGCTCGCGACGCCGCCCGCGGACCTGCCCGGCATCCTGGAACGGCTGGTCGCCCAGCCGTACGTCGGCGAGGCCGTGATGCTGTCCACCTGCAACCGGGTGGAGGTCTACGCGGCGGTCTCCGGCTTCCACGGCGGTCTCGGCGACATCTGCACCGTGCTGGCCGGGCACGCCGGCTTCGACGTCCCCGCCGAGCTGGCCAGCCACCTCTACGTGCACTTCGACGGCGATGCCGTGGAGCACACGTTCAAGGTCGCGGCCGGGCTCGACTCCATGGTCGTCGGCGAGCCGCAGATCCTCGGCCAGCTGCGCGACGCGTACCACTCGGCCACCGAGGCCGACTCGGCCGGCCGGCTGCTGCACGAGCTGATGCAGCAGGGCCTGCGGGTCGGCAAGCGGGCGCACGCGGAGACCGGCATCGACCGGGCCGGCCAGAGCGTGGTCACGGCCGCGCTCGAGGTCGCCGCGGAGCACCTGCCCGGCGGGCTGGACGGCCGCCCGACGCTGGTCATCGGCGCGGGCGCGATGGGCGCGCTCTCCGTCGCCACGCTCAGCCGGGCCGGGGTCGGCCCGCTGCACGTCACGAACCGCAACACCGAGCGGGCCGAGCGGCTCGCCGAGGCGTACGGTGCGCACCCGGTCGGCTACGCGGACGTGGCCACCGCGCTGCGCGACGCCGACCTGGTCGTCTCCGCGACCGCGTCGCAGACGCCGGTGCTCACCCGCGAGCTGCTGGAGGCGGCCGTCGCCGGGCGCACCGGCCGGGACCCGCTGGTGGTGCTGGACCTCGCGCTGCCGCGGGACGTCGCGCCGGACGCCGTGGACGTGCCCGGCGTGGTCGTGCTCGACATCGACCGGCTCGCCGAGGCGCGCCGGGAGCACCCCGCGTCCGCGGACACGCTCGCGGTGGAGAACATCGTCGCCGGCGAGGTGGAGAACTTCCTCGCCTGGCTGCGCGGCAAGGACGTGGCCCCGACCGTCGCCGCGCTGCGCGGGCGCGCCGACGACGTGGTCACCGCCGAGCTGCGCCGGCTCAACCAGCGGCACCCCGAGTTCAGCGACGACCAGCGCGCGGACGTGGCGAAGACCCTGCACCGAGTCGTGCAGCAGCTGCTCCACCAGCCGACGGTCCGGGTCCGCCAGCTCGCCCAGTCACCCGGCGGCGACCAGTACGCGGCACTGCTGCGCGAGCTGTTCGACCTGGAGATCCCGCAGGCGACCCACGCGGACGCCGTACCCGAGATCGGAGGACGGGCGTGA